One part of the Apus apus isolate bApuApu2 chromosome 11, bApuApu2.pri.cur, whole genome shotgun sequence genome encodes these proteins:
- the DYNLRB2 gene encoding dynein light chain roadblock-type 2 — MAEVEETLKRIQAHKGVIATIVINAEGIPIRTNLDNSTSVQYAGLLHQLTKKARSTVRDIDPQNDLTFLRIRSKKHEIMVAPDKEYLLIIIQNPCE, encoded by the exons ATG GCTGAAGTGGAGGAAACCCTAAAGAGGATTCAAGCCCACAAAGGTGTTATCGCAACTATTGTTATAAACGCTGAAG gaatTCCAATAAGAACAAACCTTGATAACTCTACATCAGTCCAGTATGCAGGTCTTCTTCATCAGCTCACCAAGAAAGCTAGGAGCACAGTGAGAGACATTGATCCTCAGAATGATCTAACCTTTCTTAGGATCAGATCAAAGAAACACGAAATTATGGTTGCTCCAG ATAAGGAGTATCTCCTGATCATTATTCAGAACCCATGCGAGTAG